Proteins from one Zetaproteobacteria bacterium genomic window:
- the ruvC gene encoding crossover junction endodeoxyribonuclease RuvC: MRILGIDPGSRSTGVGIIDAVGGRLRRVHHQTIRCADRPFPHRLAMLFLELKELIARFRPDVAAVEDLFMAKNASAALKLGQARGALIAACADAGIEVFAYPPATVKQALAGFGRADKGQIQYMVGMLLATREPVQEDAADALAVAICHAHHCPMRRPQTGKGS, from the coding sequence ATGCGCATCCTCGGGATCGACCCCGGATCGCGCAGCACGGGGGTGGGTATCATCGATGCCGTCGGCGGCCGGCTGCGCCGGGTCCACCATCAGACCATCCGCTGCGCCGACCGACCCTTCCCACACCGGCTGGCAATGCTCTTCCTCGAGTTGAAGGAGCTCATCGCCCGCTTCCGGCCCGACGTCGCCGCGGTGGAGGATCTCTTCATGGCAAAGAACGCCTCGGCGGCGCTCAAGCTCGGCCAGGCACGCGGCGCGCTGATCGCCGCCTGCGCCGACGCCGGGATCGAGGTCTTCGCCTACCCTCCCGCCACCGTCAAGCAGGCGCTGGCCGGCTTCGGTCGCGCCGACAAGGGGCAGATCCAGTACATGGTCGGGATGCTGCTCGCCACCCGGGAGCCGGTGCAGGAGGATGCCGCCGACGCGCTTGCCGTGGCCATCTGCCATGCGCATCATTGCCCGATGCGGCGCCCTCAGACGGGGAAGGGATCATGA
- the ruvA gene encoding Holliday junction branch migration protein RuvA has translation MIGWLRGRIRELDADGCLLIETDAGIGYEVTVPTRTLAALRPGAECALFVHTHVREDQLLLFGFATISERTLFRRLTALSGVGARTAINMLSAMTPTQLLDAVETGDAAALARTPGVGKKTAQRIILELRGKLTDTTVPAGQQGRDHADLRSALTNLGYKPAAIQQAMRTVELCGEFEEDFKRVLRVLS, from the coding sequence ATGATCGGCTGGCTTCGCGGCCGCATCCGCGAGCTCGATGCGGACGGTTGCCTGCTGATCGAGACCGATGCGGGCATAGGCTACGAGGTGACGGTCCCCACCCGCACCCTCGCCGCGCTCCGACCGGGTGCGGAATGCGCCCTCTTCGTCCACACCCATGTACGCGAGGATCAACTGCTACTCTTCGGTTTCGCCACGATCAGCGAGCGGACGCTCTTCCGCCGGCTCACCGCCCTCTCCGGCGTCGGTGCCCGAACGGCGATCAACATGCTCTCGGCGATGACCCCGACCCAACTGCTCGACGCGGTCGAGACAGGGGATGCCGCAGCGCTCGCCCGCACCCCGGGGGTGGGGAAGAAGACCGCCCAGCGCATCATCCTCGAACTGCGCGGCAAGCTCACCGACACCACCGTCCCCGCCGGCCAACAGGGGAGAGACCACGCCGATCTGCGCTCGGCACTGACCAATCTGGGCTACAAGCCGGCGGCGATCCAGCAGGCGATGCGCACCGTCGAGCTCTGCGGCGAGTTCGAGGAGGATTTCAAGCGGGTGCTGCGGGTGTTGTCGTGA
- the ruvB gene encoding Holliday junction branch migration DNA helicase RuvB: MNRSEQRLIDPDLQPAEAQEAALRPRLLEEYIGQEKVRENLSVFLHAARRRRDALDHTLIFGPPGLGKTTLANIIANEMGGNIRITSGPVIERAGDLAAMLTNLEPGDILFVDEIHRLAPQVEEILYPAMEDFQLDILVGQGPAARSIKMELPRFTLVGATTRAGMLTNPLRDRFGVVLRLEFYSPEELCRIITRSAALIGIAIEPGGAMEIARRARGTPRIANRLLRRVRDFAEVEHDGTITRAVADAALTRLEVDTAGLDALDRRLLTTIVEKFDGGPVGLDTLAAALAEDRETIEDVVEPYLMQEGMLARTPRGRVVTPRACAHLRQTAAARATGER; the protein is encoded by the coding sequence ATGAACCGGTCGGAACAGCGGCTGATCGATCCCGACCTCCAACCGGCCGAGGCGCAGGAGGCCGCCCTCCGCCCCAGACTGCTGGAGGAGTATATCGGCCAGGAGAAGGTGCGCGAGAACCTCTCCGTCTTTCTCCACGCCGCGCGCAGACGGCGGGATGCGCTCGACCACACCCTCATCTTCGGCCCGCCGGGGCTGGGCAAGACCACGCTGGCCAACATCATCGCCAACGAGATGGGGGGCAACATCCGCATCACCTCCGGCCCGGTGATCGAACGGGCCGGCGACCTGGCCGCCATGCTGACCAACCTGGAGCCGGGCGACATCCTCTTCGTCGACGAGATCCATCGGCTCGCCCCGCAGGTGGAGGAGATCCTCTACCCGGCGATGGAGGACTTCCAGCTCGACATCCTGGTCGGCCAGGGGCCGGCGGCGCGCTCGATCAAGATGGAGCTGCCCCGCTTCACCCTGGTCGGGGCCACCACCCGCGCCGGCATGCTGACCAACCCGCTGCGCGACCGCTTCGGCGTCGTACTCCGGCTCGAGTTCTACAGCCCGGAGGAGCTCTGCCGGATCATCACCCGTTCGGCCGCGCTGATCGGCATCGCGATCGAACCCGGGGGCGCGATGGAGATCGCCCGCCGCGCCCGGGGGACGCCGCGCATCGCCAATCGGCTGCTCCGGCGGGTGCGCGACTTCGCCGAGGTGGAGCACGACGGCACCATCACCCGGGCGGTGGCCGACGCCGCCCTCACCCGCCTGGAGGTCGACACCGCAGGGCTCGACGCCCTCGACCGCCGGCTGCTGACCACCATCGTCGAGAAGTTCGACGGCGGCCCGGTGGGGCTGGACACCCTCGCCGCCGCCCTCGCCGAGGACCGGGAGACGATCGAGGATGTGGTGGAGCCCTACCTCATGCAGGAGGGGATGCTGGCCCGCACCCCGCGCGGCCGGGTGGTCACGCCGCGCGCCTGCGCCCACCTGCGGCAGACAGCGGCGGCCCGGGCGACGGGGGAGCGCTGA
- the ybgC gene encoding tol-pal system-associated acyl-CoA thioesterase, with translation MEPVERRAPAGEGGAGDGRPVHRWPVRIYYEDTDHGGVVYHANYLRYMERARTELLRAAGVELDEVERRWGVLFAVTRIAIDYRAPARFNDLLTVCSRLARPTGVRIRYHQRIERADDGLCLSEAQVDLACIARSGRPRRIPPALLQRLCAVADLRGGGR, from the coding sequence ATGGAACCGGTGGAGCGGCGCGCCCCGGCCGGAGAGGGCGGCGCAGGCGATGGCCGCCCGGTGCACCGATGGCCGGTGCGCATCTACTACGAGGACACCGACCACGGCGGTGTGGTCTACCATGCCAACTACCTGCGCTACATGGAGCGGGCGCGAACCGAGCTGCTGCGCGCGGCCGGGGTGGAGCTCGACGAGGTGGAGCGCCGCTGGGGGGTGCTCTTCGCGGTGACCAGAATCGCCATCGACTACCGGGCGCCGGCCCGCTTCAACGACCTGCTCACCGTCTGCAGCCGGCTGGCGCGGCCGACCGGGGTGCGCATCCGCTACCACCAGCGGATCGAACGCGCCGACGACGGGCTCTGCCTGAGCGAGGCGCAGGTCGATCTCGCCTGCATCGCCCGCTCCGGGCGGCCGCGCCGCATCCCGCCGGCGCTGCTGCAGCGGCTGTGCGCCGTCGCCGACCTCCGGGGAGGCGGGCGCTGA